The region CCCACAAATGCTCCTGCCACCCAGGAGCCACCCACACATCGTGTGCagtggagctgggagctgagggcTTGGAAAGAGAGCATAATGGTCTGGGAGAGGTGAGAGGGGTCTGCAGAACACCCAACGTGACGGCTCAGAGCTGTGTTTGGAACGTGGATGTAACAGGGATGCTGGGAAGAggctctgggctgcagctcagtgCTATGCTGGgtcctggggagctgctggaggtgaaaGTCACCGTTCTTTGCACACAaactcctgctgcagctcaatGGAAACATTCCCTCCATGGGACAGCAGTTTGACCACAGGAAGGCAGCTACTGACATGCTCAAACCACCACCTTCATTGGGGATCATCAGCCTCAAGGCAGCACAGACACGGACTCACGGCCGTGCTGGGGACCTGCTGGTTAAAGCCAGGGCTGGCACATCTCAAGCTCAACAGCCCCAAGCCACAGGAATCACAACTCCCTTCTGAAAACCCAACATCAAACAGTGCACCCGAGACCCAGGAGCGAGAGCAGgactccccatccctctgctcccccGGCCCAGCCCCCAAATGAACCGTCTGCTCAAGGAGGAAGGGATTGCAATGATTTATTTTGGGTCCCTTTGTAAATACCATCATGTATCTCCATCCACTTGTGGCTCCATGTGGTCTCTCAGCCCATGGCAGCACAGGGTCCTCgccagctctgcagcatcctCTTCCTCCAGTGACCTTCATCCCGTGGAGGTTGGCAGgttggagctgcctgggctgagCTCAGCGCTCGTCCCTCCGTAGCTGGCACCGCCTGGGAGCGTTGCAGTGACAGGGAGCAGAGCgaggcagcaggagggcagTCCAGGGGCACTGCTGGGGATGGCTGGAGCTTGCAGCTGCCCCACGAAGGGAGTCTCTGGCTTGTGTTTTCTGGCAACTTAGAACTGGGTTTGTTTcttgatcatttaaaaaaaaaatcagatgaaatgctgctgctgctatctgcaaagggaaagaggaaaacctGTCAGCACTTTGAGGAGCCAAGGCTGAGCTGTACTGAAAGCTCATAAACCCAGCAAGAAGCACACAGGTGTTTGAAGGCTGGGAGGCCTGAACAGCACAGTGGATTGGGGTGTCAGGGGATGTGACAGTGGGGAGACCCACACAAGTGCCTTCCCTTCGTGTCCTTTGAACCAAACCCAGGGGCCCTGGAAACACCATAAACCAGCAACAACTCCATCCCTGATCTGCCACCTGCAGAGGCCTGAGTAAGAGCTCAAGCATCTGGGGAAGGATTCCCAGCTCCACTGGGCTCTGCTGCCCGCCTGCCCACCCTGGGACCTGCAGCTGATTTCCCAACACCTTCCAGAGGGCAAAGAGTCAAGACAAGCCTGAGCACGGCtgaaaaccccagctacagggACTCAGAGGAATCAGACCACAGAGCAATCTGCATTCATATTCATTATGAAACAAAACCAGGGCTTCCCGTCCTGCCCAGCCACATTAGGGCTGTTGAGTAATGCAGATCAGCTATTGCCACCTCTCTGAACTCTCATCCTTTCCACACGAGCAGGAATTTGCccccacacagcagcactgaggtTACCTGGACTCCTACTCTTCCGAGTGGTTTGAAAACAAGACCTTATCCACATCAGCACCTGCCGAAGGGTTTAATGGCTCAGAGGCCCCGTCTCCTACTTACAGCTCAGTGTCTACAATGACATCTGGCTTCTCCAGAGTTTGCCTTCTCCTCTGGACGGCATCCACAATCTTTTTCCTGGGGCCCAAGGGGATATTGATGCTCTTCAAGTCATGATCTGAACACAGCATGAGGGCCTCCAAGtcaatcttttccttcttcaagaTAGAGACGAACTCAAACATGTGCAGGGAAGCCAGAAAGGTCTCTAAGGGGCTGGTGTCCGGTTCATCATCGTCATCTAAGCCCAGCTCCACCTCGTCCCAGGGCAGCTCCTCCGCGTTCCTCTCCTGCAGGCTGTTGGCACTGCCGATGCTGTCGTCGAGACTTGGCGAGCGCTGCAGGCGGCTCCGCAGCCTGACGCCACCGCCCTGGGCGCCGTCCTCCGCCGCGTCCTCGCGGCCCACCCCGAACAGCCCGCTGCTGACGTAGTTGCGCCGGAACACCATGGTGCCCAGCCCAGGGCGGTTGAACAAGGAGTCGTGGCCAGAATCGGTGCTGACCTCGGAGTGGGCCGAGTCCATGTGCAAACCCGGGTCGCTTATGGCACGGGAGACGGTGTCTTCCTCCGTGAGGAACATGTCCCTGATGTTGCGGCGGGTCCACTCCTTGGGGCTGGCGTACGTGCCTTGCTTCACAAACATGACGTCGttgcccagctgcagcccagacaGGGACCTCACgctcttcctcccctcctcgTAGATCTTGAACGTCCCGTCCACCtgcttcttcttctccagcttcttctGTATTTTGGTCTTTCCCTTGGCTGTGCCGTGGATGGTGGCTTGGGAGTATGGCAGCGAAGTCACCAGAGACATGTGTTGGAACTTCTTGCTTAAGGTGCTGCTGGAATAGCTGGAGAAGCTCATGGTGTCTGAATTGTCAGACATCTCCTTTCTGTACCGTTTCTCCATCCTTTCGTGGTGCTTCTTCTGCAGCTTCACACAGTCCTTAATCCTCCTCTCCGCGTCCCTAAAGGCCTTGTCCTTCAGCTTGCTCACCAGCTTGGGGTTGAGGCTGCTCTGCTTGGCAGCTATAGAGTCCAAGTATCTCACACACTCCATGTGCCCCTTCATGGCTGCCATGTCCAGCGGGGTGTGATAGTCATTGTCCAGGCACCAGATGTTGGCCCCAAAAGAGATGAGGAAGGAAAGGCAGTTCAGGTGGCCGTTGGCTGCTGCCAGGTGGAGAGGAGTGTTCCCCCAGATGTCACATTTGTCTGGATCACCCCTAGACAGCAAGAAAAGCGGCTGGTTAGCATGCAGGAGTGGCTGACACTCCACTGAGATAGTCCCATCACCTTGAAGTATGAAGCTGCACACCTCTGGGCCCCACAGCTTCATTCTAAGGGGGGCTTCTGGAGGGGTGTCCCACTGACACAGAATCACCTGCCTGACAAGCAAATCTGAGGTGATTCCCATGACTTGAACGTAGCCCTCAGGAGATAGATGTTCCTGCTTTTGGAGAGAAGCAACTCAGCTTCTGAGTAGCCCAGAGCTGAGATACTGGGCTGATTCCAGCTTAGCAGAACATTTCAAATCTCAAACATCCCATGAAAATCTGTCAGGTTCTATCTTCAAAACTCAGCTTCTGTGGAGAGACAGCCCAAAATACCTCTCTGTGCACTGCCATCTGTGTGGGACACTATGGTGACACCCACCATGATGGTAGCCCCACCATGATACATCCACCCTCAGGAATGGTTCTGAAACCTCCCACTGCTGCACCTTCCACCCTCCTGCTCACTGGTGCCTGGGGAAATGCAGGGCCCAGAGGGCACGTTGGCAACAGGGATTAAGAGCGAAGTCGCTGGCGTTGCCTTTGGGGTTTAGTGGGGGGTTTTTGCTGTACCACGCTTGGTCTCGATTGCATGGCTTGAAGCAGGTTGGTATTAGCACATCCTGAGAATCCAGTTTCAGAGAAAGTGGGGATTAGGTTTCTGCACCCCTCAAGAGCTGGATGCTGCACTAATGCCATTAGCATCTCCCCTCACACCgtgccagcccctgcctcagCAAACTGCTGCTGGGGCACTACTGCTtgcccacagctcctgcctcccctgGCAGGGCAGCCACGAGCCTGGGACTCCAGGGCAGTCAGTCCCCTGACACTGCTCTGTATTTGTGCTGTGCTGAAACAGGAGACAGTTCACACCCgtgctggcaccagcctccaCCCCAGCACGCTAATGAtgggcagccagcagcaatATCTGTCAGCAGGACACTCTCCCTTCGTCCACAGGGATAAGGAAAAGCCTTTTGTTaaggctctgcagctccaaCACCCTCAAGAGCAACTCCCTGCAGGCAACAGAGCTCTGGCTcggagcagctcctgcccattTCCTTTCAATGAGGAGCCAAGCACCGTCCCTCCACCATGAACCCTCAGCTCCAAGCCTTGGCCACACAAAGGCAACGCACTCGAGAGCTTCAGCCTGTGTTACTTTGCTCCTCGCTGCTCCAGGACCTGTGCTGACAAGAGCTGGGACACTCTGCCAACCCCCATGtgctctgtgctggggctcATCTCACTTGAAAGACTCTGAAAACTACTTGAGAGAAAGAGGAGTGAGATGACAGGAGCTGAGGCATTTCCTTCTtcagggaagagcagagcacAGGAGCCACCTTTGCAATCCTCAGGCTTTTCACATCTCAGCTACATAATACTGGAGGGAGATGGTCCTGCAAAAGGGAGAAGTGATAAAGGCAGTGTCCAGAGGTTAAGCTGGAGATTATTTGCACCCAGAGAGTGAGCTTTGGGGCTGTGTTCCCCAAGAGCTGCTATTAGGAGTGCTCAGCTTCTCCCTcgtgggagcagcagcagcagctccaccgTACACAGGTTCTCACACCATTTGTAGGAACTGAACCTTAAGGCTAAGGGCAAATTCAGCAAGTTAAACAAAAGGTCCAAAACTGTGTAAGTGCTAAAAAAGACCCACAAACTCTGCAGGACTTGGCTATGCAGAGCCTCTGCCACATCTCAAAGAGGCAGGGAAAGGCTTCAAAGGTGGGTACTAGGGAAAAGAAGGGCAGGAGATGGCAGGGCTGAGGAGCCATgaagccaggaggaggagggagctgaggcaATGCCATGTTTCCAGAAGTGGTAACTCCCCAGCCTTTGCCTCTCCCCTCGTAGTGACATGTCCAGGCTGGGAAATTCATGGGGAGGATAAATATTTGATGAATTGCAAGAGAGGAGTAAATTATTGATGGAGCTGGATTAAAGAGGCAGTGAAACTGGAACTGCAGGCGCTGGGACTCCAGCACGCCACGGCCTGAGCGCTTGTTTACATGTGCTCTGCGTGGGCACATGTGTGCCCAGCCTGTGTGGGCAGATGAGATGGGGCACCATGAGGGTCCCAACATGGACCTGGACTCACCATGGGGACAGTGACTTTGCAGTGGACTCAGTAGAAATAATCTCACTCCCCAGGCCAAGGTATGGATGCCTGATCCATGAAGTACAACCGAGAGCCCATTCTCATGTCTCTGTGGTTCAGGTGGCAAAAGGCAAAGCCAGGAAGGTCTTGGGGGCTCCATAGGCTTCtgtagcctggagaagaggaggctgaggggagacatgagcactgtCTACaattccctgacaggaggttgtagtgaggtgggggttggtctgttcccccaagtaacaagtgacaggacaagaggaaataggctgaagttgcaccagggcaggtttagattggagctgaggaagaaccttttccctgagaggggtgtcagcccctgtgccaggctgcccagggagctgggggagtgcccagccctggagggatcccaaagccctggagctgaggtgctgaggctgtgggtcagtggtgggctgggcagggtgagggcagggctgggactgcagcagcttcaaaggaCTTTTCTGACCAAAACGATTCTTGAAGGTCTACTTTCCTTATGCTTTTTACCACCTCAGAGAGTGAGGGGAAAGAGTATCAAAACCAGCTTTCCCTGGACATTTCCACTGCCTAGGAAGGAGAGTGTTAGGGCAAAATTAGACCTGTGGGTCCTGCTCTACAAACGTCTGCCGCAGGCACTCAAAATGCATCAGAAGGAAAGAACAGCAGCTTGCAAAGTAGAGGTGTTTGATCCAGCACAGATAATAAACATGAGGCCCTCCCTCTGGCAGGTGTCTGTCCCAGCAAAACTTCACCTCCAGGGCACTGCACACGGGGAGATGCTGACTGCAGGGTCCACTAAGTGGGAACGTATTTTAATGACGGGGGGAAGTGCAGCACTTCTCAGCTTCAAAGCGTCTTCAGGTGCTGAGTCAACCCCTGTAATGACCATTATTAAAAACACAGCTAATTGAGCCCCTCAGGTGGACGTGTGCATCTCCTGAGTCACTGTGTTTGCACTGTGACATGCACATTCACTCCCTTCCTGCtggtttttcccccctccacTTCTCCCAGCAGAAGTGTCTCTGAGAGCAATGGGTTGGCTCACCAAGCTGGCTGTGCATGAAGGATTGGGCCTTCAGACCAGGAGCC is a window of Colius striatus isolate bColStr4 chromosome 18, bColStr4.1.hap1, whole genome shotgun sequence DNA encoding:
- the USH1G gene encoding pre-mRNA splicing regulator USH1G is translated as MNDQYHRAARDGYLDLLKEATKKDLNSPDEDGMTPTLWAAYHGNLDALRLIVSRGGDPDKCDIWGNTPLHLAAANGHLNCLSFLISFGANIWCLDNDYHTPLDMAAMKGHMECVRYLDSIAAKQSSLNPKLVSKLKDKAFRDAERRIKDCVKLQKKHHERMEKRYRKEMSDNSDTMSFSSYSSSTLSKKFQHMSLVTSLPYSQATIHGTAKGKTKIQKKLEKKKQVDGTFKIYEEGRKSVRSLSGLQLGNDVMFVKQGTYASPKEWTRRNIRDMFLTEEDTVSRAISDPGLHMDSAHSEVSTDSGHDSLFNRPGLGTMVFRRNYVSSGLFGVGREDAAEDGAQGGGVRLRSRLQRSPSLDDSIGSANSLQERNAEELPWDEVELGLDDDDEPDTSPLETFLASLHMFEFVSILKKEKIDLEALMLCSDHDLKSINIPLGPRKKIVDAVQRRRQTLEKPDVIVDTEL